TCCAAGCAGCATCTATTGATGCGTCAGTTGGACAAGGCCGACATTCAGGAGATTGCGCAGGACACCGGGCTACCGCCATCAGTGCAGGAATCCATCATGGATTACCCACTCGTAGAGCAACAAGCCGAGGGGCACAAGTATTCCAGTGTGTGCTACTACGCACCTGGAGCCAGACCGCCTCTTTGTGGAACCGCCCTGAATATACAAGCGCAGACCTATTACAACCAAACCAAGGCCCAGCCTGAAAAGGAGAACATTACCCAATGAAGACACACTTTCCCCCAACAGGGCGTCACCATATATTCTCTGTCCTAGTTATCGTCAGCGCGTTGCTTGCCGGTTGCGCGAGTAGCGATGTCGGTAAGGGCGCAACCGTAGTCGGCGGAAGCGCACTCGGCGCATTCACCGCCTATGAAGCCTCAGACGGCGACGCCGCATGGACAACCGGGGGCGCGGCGATAGGCGCTTTGGCGGCCTTGGGAGCCAACGCTTATGCCGAGGAAAGCGAGCGCCTTGCTTACCGCAGCGGCTACGAAGCGGCGCTCAACCAAAGCGTCAAACAGCAGTACTGGATCATGCAGAACCAGCAAATGCAGCAGCAGTATGGCGATCAGGACGAAACGGAAACCTTCGTTCCGATTGTTATTCCCGAACAGGAAATCAACGGCGAACTCAGGGACGAGCGAGTCATCTACTTAAAAGCAAGGTAATCGCATGAAGCTTATTCTATTTTTCTCCATCTTGCTATGCGCGCTTTCGGCGCGTGCGCAATGGGTCGTAACCGACCCCGGACATACCGCGCAGACAATTGCGGCGAGAATACAAGACATCGCTAATCACGGCGAAGTCTTAGCCGAGTGGCAGCAGCAGTACGAACAACTGACTCAGCAAATTGATACGATGACCCAGCAGCTTGAAGTGGAAACCATTATGAAAGACTGGATGGGCGACCCGATTGCGGTCAACCTGCCTTCCTTGGAAGTGTTGTCGGTCGATGACTTTATTGATGACCTCAACTACGGCATTCCGTGGAACGAAGTCATTGAGCAGGCAGATGGTTCTGACAGTCTTGATGAAACTCATGGCGGTTTGTTCGAGGAAGTCCCCTCTGTAACCGTCACCGGCCAAGCGGTAAACATCAACGATGCTGCTTTAAAGAAGTATGCCGCAGTGGATCGGCAGTACACCAACTACGTTGAAGCCGCCACAGAGATCGATGCGCGCTTGCTGGAGCTTCAGGAAAACCAGGCCCTCACTCTGACCGAATTGAAAAACGCCGCCACCGACGCGGAAGTGCAGAAGCTTTCCGCCATTGTGAACGCTCAGAACGGCCAAATCGCTTTGCTGATATCCGAGCGCGAAAAGCAATACCAGCAGTACAACGCATTGAAGGAACTGGGTGAAAACCAAGAGGCAAAAGCAAAATCCGTCTCCATTAAGGCGCAGTTACAGGACCAGCACGCCGCCTATCAATCTTTGCAACAGTATCTAACGGGGCTCACCAGCTCCGAAAACTAAAAAACCTACCAGTTATGAGAAGCATCGGAATATTTATATTAACTGTGTCGCTGGCTTTCTACGGATGCAGCGATGATCAGCAGGAAGCTACAATTGCCATTGCCGAAAAGGGACAACCCGCCCGGACAATCAACATCATCGTTGAAGGCAAGGAGAATGTTATCATCGAAGACCCGTATATTGAGGAAATCGAAACGCTCTCGGCTGAATACATGGAACAGCGGAGTCGATACATCAAAGAACATGAATCGATGACTCGCGAGGAGCGTAAAGCCTTTGGTGAACTTCGTGATCAAACTGGTTCTCGCGTTCAAGAACTACAAAGCCTTCGCAAGAAGTACATCATTGAGAAAATGAAGGAGCACGGGGGCATCGATTTCAAAGTTGAGGCTTCCGCCGCAAATGGAACCCGAACTACGGGCAGCGATTATTTTAAAGGCATTCAGGACTCACAATAATTCAATTTTAGGATCATGAACCTTCTCGGCCCGATATATCTTGAAGACTTTCAAAGCACGATTCTTGAGCTGCAAGAAGGGCTCATGTTTGTGCCTTACTTTATTCTGATTGCTGGACTCATTGTTCGATTGGTTCGGCTTTCAGATACCGAGGCAGACATGGTGGCAATGGTTAAGCCTATTTTCATCTGCTTCCTTCTAATTGCATTAATATCATCGGTACGCTTCTGGTTTGACGGGCTCAACAGCGGGTTCGCTCAGGCCGCAGAAATTATCAACGAAGATTATGCAAGCGAACCATTCGCCGTTACCGAGGCGTTGATTAATACGATCGATGAAGACCCGGAAGCTGAAGGCTGGGGAGTGGATCGTATCGTCAACTCGCTTTATTTGAGTGTTGTCTACGGAGTGGCAAAGCTAGGGATTACGCTAGCGGCGCTCTTTCAGGTTCCTTTCTATATATTGCAATATGTATTAACGTGGCTGGGTTTTCTATTCCTGCCCATTGGCTTGTCGCTATTCATTTTCCCCTCACTCGGTAATATCGGCGTAAAGCTGATTTCAAACATCATGGCTGTCATGGCATGGCCTATTGGCTTTGCGATAACGAATCTCGCTGCAATGGCAGTTATTAAGGATTTTTCCGGCGCATCCACTTTTACCGGAAACGATACAGGAACATCGCTCTACATGATGAGTTTTGGTTCCCTTATCATGGGCATAATGGCGTCGTTAATTCTGGTGATCGGGACTCTGGCAACGCCGACGATCATGTTTATTCTTTTTTCCAGCGGCGCCATCTTGCAGGGGATTACCGGCGCCGTAACTGGCGCCGCCGCATTTGCAACCTACATGGGAGGAAGCATGGGCTTTAGAGGAAATGGCGAATCGGCCCCGAAAAGTGAAACTCCACCAAGTAACCCGGCCCCGGCGCCAGCTCCATCATCAACCTACGACAGTATTGGTGGTTCTGGTGGATACACGACTGGCGAACCACCCCCCGCATACGGCGGAGATTCATCAACCGAACTAGGCCCCGCACTCAGACACTTTCAACAGCCAGCTCTTCAAGGGGGCGCACTTGAGCTTACGAGCGAAAGTCAACCAGCCTTGCCAGCGCCACCGGAGCCTACGAACCCCATGCTTCCCGTATCTCCAAGTGATCCAACGGGAAGTCAACATGCGGCCAAACTGTTCGCCCTTGGAACCGCCGCGAAACCCGTAATTGATGTATGAGTTCAGATAATCCAGAAACATTAGACTACTCCAAGCCTGACCCGACAAAAGCGCAGGAGCGTGGAGCAAAGCGTCTGCCGCAAAAGCAGTTCCATCCCCTGAAGTTGTTCACGGACAACGCATGGGCGGCCCGCATGTGGTTTCTCGTATCGCTTCTCTTACTCGGCCTTGTGGTCATCCAGCCCTTTTTCATCATCAACGCCTATCGCACTCGTGAACGTATCGTTGTCATGGATGGCGCAGGAACTTTTTCCGTGGCTCCAACTTTGGACTTTCAGGAGGCGACTCGTGTGCACGAAGAACTGGCTTTATGGGCAACTTACGCCCTGTTTTCGCAGAATCCCAACGGGTTCGATATGCCTGAATTACTCGACAAACTATTTCTGGATAAAGCCTTGAAGCACGCACGCGACTTGCATTCGCAAGCATCCAAGGAATTTCGGGAGAAGGACATTCACCAGAAAGTTGAAGTCTTTGAAATCAAGATTCTCGAAACCAGAGAAGAACAAGTCTTCGCCCAGGTAAAAGGGCAACTGATCCGAACCGGAACCTTTGAAGGTAAGACCTTTGTCGAAGACCCGGAATTTACGCTCACCCTCGTTTTGCACCGCAACCCGAACATGCTCGATAACAAGCGTTTTCCTTTAGCGGTCACATCCTTTGAGGACAAAATTTTACTGTAATTGCACCATGAATCTACGTCTCATTCACTTGTTTCTTTGGCTGACGCCAGCCTTATTGTTGGCGGAGGTAGACCGCTATAACCGTGATGTTATCAAGCAGTATGCGCTCAATCCGCAAACCGTCTACAACATCCCCATTGGCAATACGCCGACCACGATCACGTTTCCGGGACCGTTGTCATCCATCGATGGGGCTAACGTCAGCAGTGACCCCAAGAACAAGGCGCCGGTACTACTCAGTTACATTGAAGGCCGCTACTTCTTTTCCGTCCGGGCTACCGAGCCCAATGCAAGGGGAGCGCTCAACGTGGTTTATCAGAATCAGACCTACGTTTTTAATTTCTATCATCATGAGGACGAGATTCCTTACCGGACAGTTCGCTTGGTGGATTCCGGTGAAACGGCGATGGTTGAATCAGGCTATGGAGCCCAACCCGCCGTCATACGCAAGGCTACGCCGAGTGCATTGGTTGATTTGCTGGATCGCGCCAAAAGCTACCACCTGATCAGCGAAGCCTACCCGAATATGTTGGATGAAGAGATCCAACATATTGCCCCGCAAAACCTGACCACGGAATACCGGGACTTTAATGTCCGCATCGATGACATTTATCGATTCAACCAGTACGACACGCTTGTTTTCAAGATCAGCTTACGGAACGAATCCGAAGAAGCGGTCTTTTACACGCCGCAAATGATAGCCGTCAGGATTGGGCAGAATCTCTACTTTCCCTCAATCACGGACGCATCGGGCATCATCCCCCCTCAGTCTGATAGCATCGCCTACATCGCGATTACCGGCAAGCCGAACGGCGAACGAGCCGACCTGAGCATCAGGAATCCATTCCAGATCATTGTATCCCAAGTGAATGATCCGGCGAAACTCCTCATCCCCTAATCTCTGACTACGATGCTTACATTTATTAAATCACCACTCGGGAACGCCGTTGTCCTCTTACTCCTTGTTGGCTCAATTGGCACCGTGGTTATACTCGACTCCATTGGGGAGGGACAGGCCAAGGCAGACTTTAACGAGCCAGATGAGGAAACCTACAATTACAAGCCGGAGGTTTATAAGCGGGACATCCCGCGTTTTAAAATGCCAGGCGCCATTGTTGAATCGAACTCCGTCGAGACGCCTAAGCCCACAGAAGAAAAGACAGCGCCAGAACCAGCCGTATCCCGGCCACTTTTGGCGCGTCAACCAGAGTCCAAGGAGAAGACGAAGCCGGCACTGCCGCTAAATCTCTTTACGGGCAAGCCGCCCAAGGATCAACCGGAGCTTTCCGAAAACTATGCTCCGTATGGCCGCCTCGTTCCATGCGAGCTTACTATCACCGTTGAGAGTAATGCGATTAATACGCCGATTATTGGGCTCGTCACCGAGGATGTTGTCAATGCGGGCAAAGTCATTATCCCAGCAGGCGCCGAAGTTCATGGCCGCGCCAGCGAAAGCCGTAACCGTGACCGTATTGCCGCCACCGGCACATGGAATTTCGTCTGGCGGACTCAGGACCGTCTAAATGGCACCGAGCTAGCCTTACAGGGCATTGCCCTTGACCGCGAATACAATTTCAACACCGGAGAATGGGGACTGCGTGATGGCTCCGCAGGCTTAAAAGGCCATCTCATAGAGAGCGATAGCTGGAACGAAATTAAGCTGTTCGCGGCCACCTTCCTTGCCGCCGCTACGCAGGGGTTCAAGGAATACGACAACTTTATTACCGACACTGGCTCTACGGTTCAGATCGCCGAAAGCTCCGTCGGTAATGCGGCCTTAGACGGCGCCACCGCCGTCATGGCCGAGTATGCGGAGCAGATTCGGGAAACGATTCAGCGTGACGGCTACTACATTCGCGTGCCCACCGGGAAGCAATTCTACGTTTACGTCACCCAAACTATCGACGCCCGCGAAGGCTCGCGGGGTAACGTCAGCAACAAGGATATTTGGAAAAAGGAGGATGATACCAATGAAGGATAAATTAAAACTACTCACTGCCATTTTAGCGATTACGCCCATCGCCTTGATGTTGAATGGTTGCGAAACGACTGAATCAGCTTCCACACAAGCCCCGCCAGTGCAACCAGCACAGCCCATTCAAGTTTCGGGCACTCAGCTTGATCCTTACAATATGGCCAAGGTTCGTACCCCCGAGGCGATTCACGCCTACCACTTGGGACCATACGTTGACCCACAGGATTCCGGCATACGGCATGATGGCCACCGGATTGCCCGAGTCGAACGCCCGGCACAGTGGAACTTGACGCCAAGCGCCCCGACCGCCGTGCCTTTGGGACCGGTTGTCGCCGTGGCCGATCCCGCCCAGCAAACCGGTCTGCTTACAGGTGAGCTGGAAAACAAGATTACTCAGGCGAACAACCTGATTGCCGCTCTGATTGAGCAAAACGACCAGTTGCAAGGCCAGCTCCAGCAAAAGGACAAGGCCATCGAGAACTTGTCACGACGCATTTCGAATCTGGAAGAACAGTAATTTCATCATGAACACACACCAATCTATCACCTTTGGCATTCTGCCAAACCTGTAATCAAAGCTGAACAAATAGCGGCCCCACGGACAGGTTAAGAAAGCGTGGGGTTTGATAGGACAATCCTATGGCAACATCACTAAAAAATCGAGTTAATCAGAATAAAGAGGCAGTCAAATCGCCTGGCCCTAAGAAGAATCCTGAAATCGACGCAATGATTGACAGGTACATCAAAGAGCATCCCCAGCGGATTGCTTATTTGAAAACAGAAACCAAAGACCAACTGCTCCGACGCGCCATCCTCAAGGACGCCTTGAAATACGACGCGACCATGAAGCAGCGGGTCAAAGTGAACGAAGCGGTGGGAAGCTTTCTCAAGGAAAACCCTGAAATTGCTCAGGACATTGAGAAACGCATTTCACGCGTGCCCGACGATCAGAAACAGGATGCGCGCATGCGCCTTGGGAGGCAGGAAGCAACCCGAACAGCCCTGAAAATAAGCTGATTAACCGGGTTGGCCGGGCGCAGCAATTCTTGGCCCGGCCAACCATATATTTAACCATTAACCCAAATTAATTGGATATTTAAACATCATGGAAACAAACACGAACAGCGCCGCCCCCGTCGCATTGCCTATTGAAATATTCGATGTATTCGTGAACTCAAGCGACTACCTCAAACGCCGGTATGATTCCATTCGCCTGAGCCCGGAAGAGCTAATCGTCTTCTTTTTATCTGGCGTAGCCTCCCATGAGATCGTCACTAGCCTTGAAAGGCAGGTGTTATTGCTCTCTGGCAAAAATCCGCCCGCTGACGAGGATGAGCACTTGATGCAAACTTACCTTGATATGGAAAACGAAGGACTCGCCTGAGTCTTGAGTGGCAAATCTCAATCTAAAATGGAACCGCCGCCGGAGATGCTCCGGCGGCGGTTTATTTGTAGCGGTAGTAGCCAATTTCCGGGGTGCTGCTTCAATTCGATAGCAAGCTGTCGAATCAATTAAGGCAAGCTTGCAGTGTACACCGGCTTACTTGCAATAGAGCATTGCCAAGCTTCCAACCCATACCTGGTAGTATTTTACCAATCCAGCCTATAGCCCGATATCCTTGAGGATGTCGGAAGGTTTGAGACCGAGTGCCCGAGCTATCTGAAAAAGCTTAAAAACGGTAATGTTTTGCTGACCGCGCTCAATGGTTCCCATGTAAGCGCGGTGCACCTCAGCACGCCAAGCAAGTTCATCCTGACTGATATCCGCCTGTTCGCGACGTGCACGTATAGCTTGGCCTAGTCCGATAGCTATTTTTTTTGCAGCTTTGCCTTTTGTCGCGTCCATGCAGCGCACATACTAGCATTTTGCTGTAAATAGAGCGACTAGGTATATCTAGCATTTATAATGAGTCCATTTCTTTGATTGGGCGTGAAAATTTCGGTTCGATCAGCTCTAAAGCGCGATAAAATCGCATAAAACCCTCATATTTGAGGGCTATTATTTTCAGGACTCACTGTAGAAGCCGATTTTTAACTCGCTATTAGAATAGGTATGTCCAGCCTCCGCCAATATGGTCTAGCTGCAAAGGCTTTTCGCCATTTTCGAATATTCTGCGAATTCGCGCACGCCTTGTGATAGAAATAATAATAACCATGATGAAACATTTTTATACGCGAACGGTCTCTCGGAAACAAAGATTTATGCGGACGACTCCGAAATCAATTACGCCTACGAGCCTGAATCCGGCTTGCTCAGTAAAGTAACGGATCAGCGCGGGTATGACCGGGAATTCAAATATCAGATTGATGGCAATCTTTACACCTACGATGCTTATTTCAACCGCATCCTGACGCAGACGACGGCGGGAGACCCCGACGACTATACTTTTGCTTATTACGGATTCACGGGTGATGGAAACGCAAATCAGGTGCAGAAGGTCACGATCTCCAAGATTCGTGATTCGGTCACGGTTAATAATGACATCGATTATTCATACGATGACTTGGGACGTCTTTACACTCGGACATTCAAGGGCGATACGGAGACTTTTAATTACGACGAACTCGACCGGTTGGAGAGCATGAGCGATCCTTTGGGGGACTTTGACTATGGTTATGACGGCCTCACGGGGCGCATTCAGACGGTTCAAAATTCGGTCTCTGGCGTCAACGGCCTGAGCATGGCGCTCGGGTATGATCATAAAATCGCGGGTGGAGAAGAGCGTCGTTTTCCCAACTTAACGAGCATTACCTACGGCGACCCATCTGGCATGATTGCTCAGCACGCCTATCAGAAAGATGTCAGCGGGCTTATTAAGCTGTGGCAGCAATGGAGCGAGGACTCAGTCCAGAGTTTCAGTTATCGATATAACGAGGATAGCCAACTTGAAAATGCCATTAAACATGATGGACTCGATGAGCAAAGTGCTCCTCTGAAACGCCACGAATACCGCTACGATGATGCAGGAAACCGCGTATTGGCGTATGTTGACGGTGATCAGTCCAATGTCGAGTTCAACGACATTAATCAACTGGTCGCCCAAGGCAGTGAAGGTGGAACGCTCATTCATGGAGTAATCGGCGAACCGGGAAAAGTGTTCGTCCAGCAACTCGATGGCAGCGGGAACGTGACGGACTCACAAGAAGCCGCGCTTTACTCCGGCAATGAGTTTTATGCCAATCTCGAATTGCCCGTTGGCTCCAATACTTTTAGAATAATTGCAGCCGACATTTTTGGCGAAACCACGACCCAGGATTATTCCCTGACCGTAGCATCGGATACTGGGGACAGTTTCTCTTACGATGCCGCTGGAAATTTGACAGAGTGGATTAAGGCGGATGGAACAACGGTGGAATATCACTGGGATGCGGCGAACCGGCTGCGCAGCATTGAGGTGGATTCGCAATTGATTCAATCTTTCGAATACGACGGAGCAGACCGCATGGTGCGGGCCATTAATATTAGCGGTCAACGTGATGATTACTTTTGGGACGGCTTGAAGAGATTAGGCCGTGAGAGTCCTGATGGCTCGCCGACTGTGTATCAACGCTACCTAGCGAATGGCTTTACCGAATCGCTCAATGGAGCTGCGGCGAACAAATATTATACGCTGCGCGATCACCTTGGTTCTACCCGTGAAATTTTAGATGACGCTTACAACGTCATTACCCGCTATGATTACGGTCCATGGGGCGAAGTTACTAAGCTCAGTGGTTCTGTAGAAGCTGACTTGCTTTATGCGGGTCATCTATACTATGGCGATGCCGATACGCCAATACATATAGCTCCATATCGTTCGTACAGCCCTCTACTCGGACGCTGGTTGAGCCGTGACTTCTTAGGAGAGCTAGGACCAGACG
This is a stretch of genomic DNA from Cerasicoccus sp. TK19100. It encodes these proteins:
- a CDS encoding RHS repeat domain-containing protein, which codes for MLSKVTDQRGYDREFKYQIDGNLYTYDAYFNRILTQTTAGDPDDYTFAYYGFTGDGNANQVQKVTISKIRDSVTVNNDIDYSYDDLGRLYTRTFKGDTETFNYDELDRLESMSDPLGDFDYGYDGLTGRIQTVQNSVSGVNGLSMALGYDHKIAGGEERRFPNLTSITYGDPSGMIAQHAYQKDVSGLIKLWQQWSEDSVQSFSYRYNEDSQLENAIKHDGLDEQSAPLKRHEYRYDDAGNRVLAYVDGDQSNVEFNDINQLVAQGSEGGTLIHGVIGEPGKVFVQQLDGSGNVTDSQEAALYSGNEFYANLELPVGSNTFRIIAADIFGETTTQDYSLTVASDTGDSFSYDAAGNLTEWIKADGTTVEYHWDAANRLRSIEVDSQLIQSFEYDGADRMVRAINISGQRDDYFWDGLKRLGRESPDGSPTVYQRYLANGFTESLNGAAANKYYTLRDHLGSTREILDDAYNVITRYDYGPWGEVTKLSGSVEADLLYAGHLYYGDADTPIHIAPYRSYSPLLGRWLSRDFLGELGPDGTNVYAYALGNPILYNDPTGLYSVLGLEFDDGKGFWDNVGDYFGSAGSGAAMGAAAYADGFNPFGDPFESAGFYNSDCYGLGASKFLGTVGFTAATTAAGVGIGGRIAARGGFTLSKHVASQVRPWPFGQRYWSETAVRAAFQSGKAYLNTGQGIGKLLTTVRYPIGNGGAIVRNIFTNKIVHYLPKW
- a CDS encoding helix-turn-helix domain-containing protein encodes the protein MDATKGKAAKKIAIGLGQAIRARREQADISQDELAWRAEVHRAYMGTIERGQQNITVFKLFQIARALGLKPSDILKDIGL
- a CDS encoding DUF4141 domain-containing protein, which gives rise to MKLILFFSILLCALSARAQWVVTDPGHTAQTIAARIQDIANHGEVLAEWQQQYEQLTQQIDTMTQQLEVETIMKDWMGDPIAVNLPSLEVLSVDDFIDDLNYGIPWNEVIEQADGSDSLDETHGGLFEEVPSVTVTGQAVNINDAALKKYAAVDRQYTNYVEAATEIDARLLELQENQALTLTELKNAATDAEVQKLSAIVNAQNGQIALLISEREKQYQQYNALKELGENQEAKAKSVSIKAQLQDQHAAYQSLQQYLTGLTSSEN
- a CDS encoding TrbI/VirB10 family protein produces the protein MLTFIKSPLGNAVVLLLLVGSIGTVVILDSIGEGQAKADFNEPDEETYNYKPEVYKRDIPRFKMPGAIVESNSVETPKPTEEKTAPEPAVSRPLLARQPESKEKTKPALPLNLFTGKPPKDQPELSENYAPYGRLVPCELTITVESNAINTPIIGLVTEDVVNAGKVIIPAGAEVHGRASESRNRDRIAATGTWNFVWRTQDRLNGTELALQGIALDREYNFNTGEWGLRDGSAGLKGHLIESDSWNEIKLFAATFLAAATQGFKEYDNFITDTGSTVQIAESSVGNAALDGATAVMAEYAEQIRETIQRDGYYIRVPTGKQFYVYVTQTIDAREGSRGNVSNKDIWKKEDDTNEG